Proteins found in one archaeon genomic segment:
- a CDS encoding DUF59 domain-containing protein has translation MKFEMESDLVARVTERLKDILDEETNRKLGELNTITDVSELQPGTIRVRFRPLSAYSPLAVDVGRSIRDACTSVEGVAAVRVECVGHMMDDLVNRIVNKDEIKPKAVG, from the coding sequence GTGAAGTTCGAGATGGAGAGCGACCTCGTGGCACGGGTCACCGAACGTCTCAAGGACATCTTGGACGAAGAGACGAACAGGAAGCTCGGCGAACTGAACACCATCACCGACGTCTCCGAGCTCCAGCCCGGCACCATCAGGGTCAGGTTCCGCCCGCTTTCGGCCTACAGTCCACTGGCCGTGGACGTCGGCCGGAGCATCCGCGACGCCTGCACGTCAGTGGAGGGCGTGGCCGCAGTCAGGGTCGAGTGCGTGGGGCACATGATGGACGACCTCGTCAACCGCATCGTCAACAAGGACGAGATCAAGCCAAAGGCCGTCGGTTAG